In Crassostrea angulata isolate pt1a10 chromosome 6, ASM2561291v2, whole genome shotgun sequence, a genomic segment contains:
- the LOC128188545 gene encoding E3 ubiquitin-protein ligase MIB2-like isoform X2: MAEGLWVVRSPELNLENDDKEEGHVGTVVKDNGEQTYDVFSDMVGKSTCRVEEGGKFDLHSLDNAPVGGSGNTGKVEDLRENGSGVGGRNTVRMRLETSGEANVNRVGCHGKVDQQCVEEVPGSSYYRELSNFSVVGKVEKKREKSISMEKSPESLLNKGDKCVIDIPEEPLKELQRGHGGWSIRMSECIGEIGVVKNFPDDNTVEIEYKGKTYQFHAGAVRKVYEVKVGDVVQVLKDETKAILLQRNHGGWNDDIKKSLGKVGKVMKIDSDGDVAVAFGYQTWVYNPGLLIPVTEVNVDVLDDETDKESDEEDEDDFSGSQNRDEKLQEGTNLTKLVAHLLLRKASGAQKPTVDPEQMFNACADGNTGAVNQLIQRNKDLVNSWHENLSPLMAAGHQGHENVVKLLLQNGARINARNKDGMTPLMVSIAGKETDSSICLIKNKADVNACNKQGRTPAHFTVQFELYSVLNTVLEAGASLNKQDVKGNTPLHDAIAKRSDRAVNIFLSHPQINLKLPNKQKHTPLMWAAMKGHEFAVERLIEMKPSLVNAQKKDGYTALHIAAINDRQDSANILILKGEAQINLQNRQGLSPLHIAANEGYDKMAKLLIENGADMDLRDNDGDTPLHLALSGRRQTEGIGPLYGLSVNPNAQNQERYNIAVSMLQKGADYNIYNKRGNSPLEVCRNGQLKIDVTNFIQKKSTSRPSTSRQNSRPPKGGRSPKPSKSRSGASRQCTSEAQALHKLLTELPILCARCKHSMADTRLHPCKHKVVCVDCSFKCHVCPLCKVPVSNRCNRKGRIQTDPCFVQ; this comes from the exons ATGGCCGAGGGATTATGGGTCGTGCGTAGTCCTGAGTTGAACCTTGAAAATGACGATAAGGAGGAGGGTCACGTGGGCACAGTTGTCAAGGATAATGGAGAACAAACGTATGACGTTTTCTCGGACATGGTTGGAAAGTCCACATGTCGAGTCGAAGAAGGCGGGAAATTTGACCTGCACAGTTTAGACAATGCACCAGTTG GTGGATCTGGAAATACAGGAAAGGTAGAAGACCTCCGAGAAAATGGATCAGGTGTAGGCGGAAGAAACACAGTGCGCATGCGTTTGGAAACATCAGGGGAGGCAAACGTGAATCGTGTTGGGTGCCACGGGAAGGTTGACCAACAATGTGTAGAAGAAGTTCCTGGGAGCTCTTATTACCGAGAACTTTCCAACTTTTCGGttgttg GAAAAGTTGAAAAGAAGAGGGAAAAGTCGATATCTATGGAAAAATCACCTGAGTCATTGCTAAATAAGGGAGATAAATGTGTTATCGACATACCGGAGGAGCCATTAAAAGAACTACAGCGGGGACATGGAGGATGGTCCATTAGAATGTCAGAG TGCATAGGCGAAATTGGAGTAGTGAAAAATTTCCCCGACGACAACACAGTCGAAATTGAATACAAAGGAAAGACTTACCAGTTTCACGCAGGCGCAGTCAGAAAG GTTTACGAAGTCAAAGTGGGAGATGTGGTACAGGTTCTGAAAGATGAAACAAAGGCAATTCTCCTCCAAAGAAATCATGGTGGTTGGAAtgatgacattaaaaaa tCGCTTGGGAAGGTGGGTAAAGTGATGAAGATAGACTCAGATGGTGACGTAGCTGTTGCCTTTGGTTACCAGACTTGGGTATATAACCCTGGACTGCTGATCCCTGTTACAGAGGTCAATGTTGATGTTTTGGATGACGAGACTGACAAAGAAAGTGATGAGGAGGATGAAGATGACTTCAgtg GTTCACAAAACCGTGATGAAAAACTCCAGGAAGGGACAAATCTTACAAAGCTGGTGGCACATTTGTTACTCAGAAAAGCATCGGGTGCTCAAAAGCCGACTGTCGATCCAGAGCAAATGTTCAATGCTTGCGCAGATGGCAATACCGGGGCAGTAAATCAGTTGATTCAGAGAAACAAAGATCTG GTTAACAGCTGGCATGAGAATCTGAGTCCATTAATGGCTGCTGGACACCAAGGACATGAAAACGTTGTCAAATTATTGTTACAAAATGGAGCTCGTATAAACGCAAGAAATAAAGACGGCATGACACCTTTGATGGTATCAATAGCAGG TAAAGAGACGGACAGTTctatttgtttgataaaaaacaaAGCCGATGTTAATGCTTGCAACAAACAAGGACGAACTCCTGCACATTTTACAGTGCAGTTTGAACTTTATTCGGTTTTGAATACAGTTCTGGAAGCAGGGGCAAGTCTAAATAAACAG GATGTTAAAGGCAACACCCCGCTACATGACGCCATTGCAAAGAGAAGTGACAGGGCCGTCAATATATTTCTGAGTCATCCCCAAATAAACCTGAAGTTACCGAACAAACAAAAACACACACCGTTGATGTGGGCGGCGATGAAGGGCCACGAGTT CGCGGTTGAACGTTTGATCGAAATGAAGCCCAGTCTGGTAAACGCCCAGAAAAAGGATGGATACACCGCTCTTCATATTGCTGCAATAAACGATCGCCAAGATTCTGCTAATATCTTAATCTTAAAG GGAGAAGCCcaaattaatttacaaaatcgtcaggGATTATCACCGCTTCACATAGCAGCCAACGAAGGATATGACAAGATGGCTAAACTTTTGATTGAAAACG GAGCTGACATGGATTTACGAGATAATGACGGAGACACCCCCTTACATCTGGCTTTGAGTGGACGCCGACAGACGGAAGGAATTGGCCCA CTTTATGGACTTAGTGTTAATCCAAATGCACAAAACCAAGAGAGATATAACATAGCTGTCTCGATGCTTCAGAAGGGGGCCGACTACAACATTTACAACAAGAGAGGTAACTCTCCCCTCGAGGTGTGCAGGAACGGCCAACTGAAAATTGACGTTACCAACTTTATccagaaaaa ATCAACTAGTAGACCATCAACCAG TAGACAGAATAGCAGACCACCAAAAGG CGGACGAAGCCCAAAACCATCCAAGAG tAGGTCCGGGGCTAGCAGACAGTGTACTTCGGAAGCCCAAGCCCTCCATAAGCTGTTAACAGAGCTGCCCATCCTCTGTGCTAGATGCAAACACTCCATGGCCGACACACGCCTCCACCCCTGTAAACACAAGGTCGTCTGTGTGGACTGTAGCTTTAAGTGTCATGTTTGCCCCCTGTGTAAAGTTCCTGTCTCGAACAGATGTAATAGGA AGGGTCGAATCCAGACCGATCCTTGCTTTGTGCAGTGA
- the LOC128188545 gene encoding E3 ubiquitin-protein ligase MIB2-like isoform X4 — translation MAEGLWVVRSPELNLENDDKEEGHVGTVVKDNGEQTYDVFSDMVGKSTCRVEEGGKFDLHSLDNAPVGGSGNTGKVEDLRENGSGVGGRNTVRMRLETSGEANVNRVGCHGKVDQQCVEEVPGSSYYRELSNFSVVGKVEKKREKSISMEKSPESLLNKGDKCVIDIPEEPLKELQRGHGGWSIRMSECIGEIGVVKNFPDDNTVEIEYKGKTYQFHAGAVRKVYEVKVGDVVQVLKDETKAILLQRNHGGWNDDIKKSLGKVGKVMKIDSDGDVAVAFGYQTWVYNPGLLIPVTEVNVDVLDDETDKESDEEDEDDFSGSQNRDEKLQEGTNLTKLVAHLLLRKASGAQKPTVDPEQMFNACADGNTGAVNQLIQRNKDLVNSWHENLSPLMAAGHQGHENVVKLLLQNGARINARNKDGMTPLMVSIAGKETDSSICLIKNKADVNACNKQGRTPAHFTVQFELYSVLNTVLEAGASLNKQDVKGNTPLHDAIAKRSDRAVNIFLSHPQINLKLPNKQKHTPLMWAAMKGHEFAVERLIEMKPSLVNAQKKDGYTALHIAAINDRQDSANILILKGEAQINLQNRQGLSPLHIAANEGYDKMAKLLIENGADMDLRDNDGDTPLHLALSGRRQTEGIGPLYGLSVNPNAQNQERYNIAVSMLQKGADYNIYNKRGNSPLEVCRNGQLKIDVTNFIQKKSTSRPSTSGRSPKPSKSRSGASRQCTSEAQALHKLLTELPILCARCKHSMADTRLHPCKHKVVCVDCSFKCHVCPLCKVPVSNRCNRKGRIQTDPCFVQ, via the exons ATGGCCGAGGGATTATGGGTCGTGCGTAGTCCTGAGTTGAACCTTGAAAATGACGATAAGGAGGAGGGTCACGTGGGCACAGTTGTCAAGGATAATGGAGAACAAACGTATGACGTTTTCTCGGACATGGTTGGAAAGTCCACATGTCGAGTCGAAGAAGGCGGGAAATTTGACCTGCACAGTTTAGACAATGCACCAGTTG GTGGATCTGGAAATACAGGAAAGGTAGAAGACCTCCGAGAAAATGGATCAGGTGTAGGCGGAAGAAACACAGTGCGCATGCGTTTGGAAACATCAGGGGAGGCAAACGTGAATCGTGTTGGGTGCCACGGGAAGGTTGACCAACAATGTGTAGAAGAAGTTCCTGGGAGCTCTTATTACCGAGAACTTTCCAACTTTTCGGttgttg GAAAAGTTGAAAAGAAGAGGGAAAAGTCGATATCTATGGAAAAATCACCTGAGTCATTGCTAAATAAGGGAGATAAATGTGTTATCGACATACCGGAGGAGCCATTAAAAGAACTACAGCGGGGACATGGAGGATGGTCCATTAGAATGTCAGAG TGCATAGGCGAAATTGGAGTAGTGAAAAATTTCCCCGACGACAACACAGTCGAAATTGAATACAAAGGAAAGACTTACCAGTTTCACGCAGGCGCAGTCAGAAAG GTTTACGAAGTCAAAGTGGGAGATGTGGTACAGGTTCTGAAAGATGAAACAAAGGCAATTCTCCTCCAAAGAAATCATGGTGGTTGGAAtgatgacattaaaaaa tCGCTTGGGAAGGTGGGTAAAGTGATGAAGATAGACTCAGATGGTGACGTAGCTGTTGCCTTTGGTTACCAGACTTGGGTATATAACCCTGGACTGCTGATCCCTGTTACAGAGGTCAATGTTGATGTTTTGGATGACGAGACTGACAAAGAAAGTGATGAGGAGGATGAAGATGACTTCAgtg GTTCACAAAACCGTGATGAAAAACTCCAGGAAGGGACAAATCTTACAAAGCTGGTGGCACATTTGTTACTCAGAAAAGCATCGGGTGCTCAAAAGCCGACTGTCGATCCAGAGCAAATGTTCAATGCTTGCGCAGATGGCAATACCGGGGCAGTAAATCAGTTGATTCAGAGAAACAAAGATCTG GTTAACAGCTGGCATGAGAATCTGAGTCCATTAATGGCTGCTGGACACCAAGGACATGAAAACGTTGTCAAATTATTGTTACAAAATGGAGCTCGTATAAACGCAAGAAATAAAGACGGCATGACACCTTTGATGGTATCAATAGCAGG TAAAGAGACGGACAGTTctatttgtttgataaaaaacaaAGCCGATGTTAATGCTTGCAACAAACAAGGACGAACTCCTGCACATTTTACAGTGCAGTTTGAACTTTATTCGGTTTTGAATACAGTTCTGGAAGCAGGGGCAAGTCTAAATAAACAG GATGTTAAAGGCAACACCCCGCTACATGACGCCATTGCAAAGAGAAGTGACAGGGCCGTCAATATATTTCTGAGTCATCCCCAAATAAACCTGAAGTTACCGAACAAACAAAAACACACACCGTTGATGTGGGCGGCGATGAAGGGCCACGAGTT CGCGGTTGAACGTTTGATCGAAATGAAGCCCAGTCTGGTAAACGCCCAGAAAAAGGATGGATACACCGCTCTTCATATTGCTGCAATAAACGATCGCCAAGATTCTGCTAATATCTTAATCTTAAAG GGAGAAGCCcaaattaatttacaaaatcgtcaggGATTATCACCGCTTCACATAGCAGCCAACGAAGGATATGACAAGATGGCTAAACTTTTGATTGAAAACG GAGCTGACATGGATTTACGAGATAATGACGGAGACACCCCCTTACATCTGGCTTTGAGTGGACGCCGACAGACGGAAGGAATTGGCCCA CTTTATGGACTTAGTGTTAATCCAAATGCACAAAACCAAGAGAGATATAACATAGCTGTCTCGATGCTTCAGAAGGGGGCCGACTACAACATTTACAACAAGAGAGGTAACTCTCCCCTCGAGGTGTGCAGGAACGGCCAACTGAAAATTGACGTTACCAACTTTATccagaaaaa ATCAACTAGTAGACCATCAACCAG CGGACGAAGCCCAAAACCATCCAAGAG tAGGTCCGGGGCTAGCAGACAGTGTACTTCGGAAGCCCAAGCCCTCCATAAGCTGTTAACAGAGCTGCCCATCCTCTGTGCTAGATGCAAACACTCCATGGCCGACACACGCCTCCACCCCTGTAAACACAAGGTCGTCTGTGTGGACTGTAGCTTTAAGTGTCATGTTTGCCCCCTGTGTAAAGTTCCTGTCTCGAACAGATGTAATAGGA AGGGTCGAATCCAGACCGATCCTTGCTTTGTGCAGTGA
- the LOC128188545 gene encoding E3 ubiquitin-protein ligase MIB2-like isoform X3 codes for MAEGLWVVRSPELNLENDDKEEGHVGTVVKDNGEQTYDVFSDMVGKSTCRVEEGGKFDLHSLDNAPVGGSGNTGKVEDLRENGSGVGGRNTVRMRLETSGEANVNRVGCHGKVDQQCVEEVPGSSYYRELSNFSVVGKVEKKREKSISMEKSPESLLNKGDKCVIDIPEEPLKELQRGHGGWSIRMSECIGEIGVVKNFPDDNTVEIEYKGKTYQFHAGAVRKVYEVKVGDVVQVLKDETKAILLQRNHGGWNDDIKKSLGKVGKVMKIDSDGDVAVAFGYQTWVYNPGLLIPVTEVNVDVLDDETDKESDEEDEDDFSGSQNRDEKLQEGTNLTKLVAHLLLRKASGAQKPTVDPEQMFNACADGNTGAVNQLIQRNKDLVNSWHENLSPLMAAGHQGHENVVKLLLQNGARINARNKDGMTPLMVSIAGKETDSSICLIKNKADVNACNKQGRTPAHFTVQFELYSVLNTVLEAGASLNKQDVKGNTPLHDAIAKRSDRAVNIFLSHPQINLKLPNKQKHTPLMWAAMKGHEFAVERLIEMKPSLVNAQKKDGYTALHIAAINDRQDSANILILKGEAQINLQNRQGLSPLHIAANEGYDKMAKLLIENGADMDLRDNDGDTPLHLALSGRRQTEGIGPLYGLSVNPNAQNQERYNIAVSMLQKGADYNIYNKRGNSPLEVCRNGQLKIDVTNFIQKNRSTSRPSTSGRSPKPSKSRSGASRQCTSEAQALHKLLTELPILCARCKHSMADTRLHPCKHKVVCVDCSFKCHVCPLCKVPVSNRCNRKGRIQTDPCFVQ; via the exons ATGGCCGAGGGATTATGGGTCGTGCGTAGTCCTGAGTTGAACCTTGAAAATGACGATAAGGAGGAGGGTCACGTGGGCACAGTTGTCAAGGATAATGGAGAACAAACGTATGACGTTTTCTCGGACATGGTTGGAAAGTCCACATGTCGAGTCGAAGAAGGCGGGAAATTTGACCTGCACAGTTTAGACAATGCACCAGTTG GTGGATCTGGAAATACAGGAAAGGTAGAAGACCTCCGAGAAAATGGATCAGGTGTAGGCGGAAGAAACACAGTGCGCATGCGTTTGGAAACATCAGGGGAGGCAAACGTGAATCGTGTTGGGTGCCACGGGAAGGTTGACCAACAATGTGTAGAAGAAGTTCCTGGGAGCTCTTATTACCGAGAACTTTCCAACTTTTCGGttgttg GAAAAGTTGAAAAGAAGAGGGAAAAGTCGATATCTATGGAAAAATCACCTGAGTCATTGCTAAATAAGGGAGATAAATGTGTTATCGACATACCGGAGGAGCCATTAAAAGAACTACAGCGGGGACATGGAGGATGGTCCATTAGAATGTCAGAG TGCATAGGCGAAATTGGAGTAGTGAAAAATTTCCCCGACGACAACACAGTCGAAATTGAATACAAAGGAAAGACTTACCAGTTTCACGCAGGCGCAGTCAGAAAG GTTTACGAAGTCAAAGTGGGAGATGTGGTACAGGTTCTGAAAGATGAAACAAAGGCAATTCTCCTCCAAAGAAATCATGGTGGTTGGAAtgatgacattaaaaaa tCGCTTGGGAAGGTGGGTAAAGTGATGAAGATAGACTCAGATGGTGACGTAGCTGTTGCCTTTGGTTACCAGACTTGGGTATATAACCCTGGACTGCTGATCCCTGTTACAGAGGTCAATGTTGATGTTTTGGATGACGAGACTGACAAAGAAAGTGATGAGGAGGATGAAGATGACTTCAgtg GTTCACAAAACCGTGATGAAAAACTCCAGGAAGGGACAAATCTTACAAAGCTGGTGGCACATTTGTTACTCAGAAAAGCATCGGGTGCTCAAAAGCCGACTGTCGATCCAGAGCAAATGTTCAATGCTTGCGCAGATGGCAATACCGGGGCAGTAAATCAGTTGATTCAGAGAAACAAAGATCTG GTTAACAGCTGGCATGAGAATCTGAGTCCATTAATGGCTGCTGGACACCAAGGACATGAAAACGTTGTCAAATTATTGTTACAAAATGGAGCTCGTATAAACGCAAGAAATAAAGACGGCATGACACCTTTGATGGTATCAATAGCAGG TAAAGAGACGGACAGTTctatttgtttgataaaaaacaaAGCCGATGTTAATGCTTGCAACAAACAAGGACGAACTCCTGCACATTTTACAGTGCAGTTTGAACTTTATTCGGTTTTGAATACAGTTCTGGAAGCAGGGGCAAGTCTAAATAAACAG GATGTTAAAGGCAACACCCCGCTACATGACGCCATTGCAAAGAGAAGTGACAGGGCCGTCAATATATTTCTGAGTCATCCCCAAATAAACCTGAAGTTACCGAACAAACAAAAACACACACCGTTGATGTGGGCGGCGATGAAGGGCCACGAGTT CGCGGTTGAACGTTTGATCGAAATGAAGCCCAGTCTGGTAAACGCCCAGAAAAAGGATGGATACACCGCTCTTCATATTGCTGCAATAAACGATCGCCAAGATTCTGCTAATATCTTAATCTTAAAG GGAGAAGCCcaaattaatttacaaaatcgtcaggGATTATCACCGCTTCACATAGCAGCCAACGAAGGATATGACAAGATGGCTAAACTTTTGATTGAAAACG GAGCTGACATGGATTTACGAGATAATGACGGAGACACCCCCTTACATCTGGCTTTGAGTGGACGCCGACAGACGGAAGGAATTGGCCCA CTTTATGGACTTAGTGTTAATCCAAATGCACAAAACCAAGAGAGATATAACATAGCTGTCTCGATGCTTCAGAAGGGGGCCGACTACAACATTTACAACAAGAGAGGTAACTCTCCCCTCGAGGTGTGCAGGAACGGCCAACTGAAAATTGACGTTACCAACTTTATccagaaaaa caGATCAACTAGTAGACCATCAACCAG CGGACGAAGCCCAAAACCATCCAAGAG tAGGTCCGGGGCTAGCAGACAGTGTACTTCGGAAGCCCAAGCCCTCCATAAGCTGTTAACAGAGCTGCCCATCCTCTGTGCTAGATGCAAACACTCCATGGCCGACACACGCCTCCACCCCTGTAAACACAAGGTCGTCTGTGTGGACTGTAGCTTTAAGTGTCATGTTTGCCCCCTGTGTAAAGTTCCTGTCTCGAACAGATGTAATAGGA AGGGTCGAATCCAGACCGATCCTTGCTTTGTGCAGTGA
- the LOC128188545 gene encoding E3 ubiquitin-protein ligase MIB2-like isoform X1, with the protein MAEGLWVVRSPELNLENDDKEEGHVGTVVKDNGEQTYDVFSDMVGKSTCRVEEGGKFDLHSLDNAPVGGSGNTGKVEDLRENGSGVGGRNTVRMRLETSGEANVNRVGCHGKVDQQCVEEVPGSSYYRELSNFSVVGKVEKKREKSISMEKSPESLLNKGDKCVIDIPEEPLKELQRGHGGWSIRMSECIGEIGVVKNFPDDNTVEIEYKGKTYQFHAGAVRKVYEVKVGDVVQVLKDETKAILLQRNHGGWNDDIKKSLGKVGKVMKIDSDGDVAVAFGYQTWVYNPGLLIPVTEVNVDVLDDETDKESDEEDEDDFSGSQNRDEKLQEGTNLTKLVAHLLLRKASGAQKPTVDPEQMFNACADGNTGAVNQLIQRNKDLVNSWHENLSPLMAAGHQGHENVVKLLLQNGARINARNKDGMTPLMVSIAGKETDSSICLIKNKADVNACNKQGRTPAHFTVQFELYSVLNTVLEAGASLNKQDVKGNTPLHDAIAKRSDRAVNIFLSHPQINLKLPNKQKHTPLMWAAMKGHEFAVERLIEMKPSLVNAQKKDGYTALHIAAINDRQDSANILILKGEAQINLQNRQGLSPLHIAANEGYDKMAKLLIENGADMDLRDNDGDTPLHLALSGRRQTEGIGPLYGLSVNPNAQNQERYNIAVSMLQKGADYNIYNKRGNSPLEVCRNGQLKIDVTNFIQKNRSTSRPSTSRQNSRPPKGGRSPKPSKSRSGASRQCTSEAQALHKLLTELPILCARCKHSMADTRLHPCKHKVVCVDCSFKCHVCPLCKVPVSNRCNRKGRIQTDPCFVQ; encoded by the exons ATGGCCGAGGGATTATGGGTCGTGCGTAGTCCTGAGTTGAACCTTGAAAATGACGATAAGGAGGAGGGTCACGTGGGCACAGTTGTCAAGGATAATGGAGAACAAACGTATGACGTTTTCTCGGACATGGTTGGAAAGTCCACATGTCGAGTCGAAGAAGGCGGGAAATTTGACCTGCACAGTTTAGACAATGCACCAGTTG GTGGATCTGGAAATACAGGAAAGGTAGAAGACCTCCGAGAAAATGGATCAGGTGTAGGCGGAAGAAACACAGTGCGCATGCGTTTGGAAACATCAGGGGAGGCAAACGTGAATCGTGTTGGGTGCCACGGGAAGGTTGACCAACAATGTGTAGAAGAAGTTCCTGGGAGCTCTTATTACCGAGAACTTTCCAACTTTTCGGttgttg GAAAAGTTGAAAAGAAGAGGGAAAAGTCGATATCTATGGAAAAATCACCTGAGTCATTGCTAAATAAGGGAGATAAATGTGTTATCGACATACCGGAGGAGCCATTAAAAGAACTACAGCGGGGACATGGAGGATGGTCCATTAGAATGTCAGAG TGCATAGGCGAAATTGGAGTAGTGAAAAATTTCCCCGACGACAACACAGTCGAAATTGAATACAAAGGAAAGACTTACCAGTTTCACGCAGGCGCAGTCAGAAAG GTTTACGAAGTCAAAGTGGGAGATGTGGTACAGGTTCTGAAAGATGAAACAAAGGCAATTCTCCTCCAAAGAAATCATGGTGGTTGGAAtgatgacattaaaaaa tCGCTTGGGAAGGTGGGTAAAGTGATGAAGATAGACTCAGATGGTGACGTAGCTGTTGCCTTTGGTTACCAGACTTGGGTATATAACCCTGGACTGCTGATCCCTGTTACAGAGGTCAATGTTGATGTTTTGGATGACGAGACTGACAAAGAAAGTGATGAGGAGGATGAAGATGACTTCAgtg GTTCACAAAACCGTGATGAAAAACTCCAGGAAGGGACAAATCTTACAAAGCTGGTGGCACATTTGTTACTCAGAAAAGCATCGGGTGCTCAAAAGCCGACTGTCGATCCAGAGCAAATGTTCAATGCTTGCGCAGATGGCAATACCGGGGCAGTAAATCAGTTGATTCAGAGAAACAAAGATCTG GTTAACAGCTGGCATGAGAATCTGAGTCCATTAATGGCTGCTGGACACCAAGGACATGAAAACGTTGTCAAATTATTGTTACAAAATGGAGCTCGTATAAACGCAAGAAATAAAGACGGCATGACACCTTTGATGGTATCAATAGCAGG TAAAGAGACGGACAGTTctatttgtttgataaaaaacaaAGCCGATGTTAATGCTTGCAACAAACAAGGACGAACTCCTGCACATTTTACAGTGCAGTTTGAACTTTATTCGGTTTTGAATACAGTTCTGGAAGCAGGGGCAAGTCTAAATAAACAG GATGTTAAAGGCAACACCCCGCTACATGACGCCATTGCAAAGAGAAGTGACAGGGCCGTCAATATATTTCTGAGTCATCCCCAAATAAACCTGAAGTTACCGAACAAACAAAAACACACACCGTTGATGTGGGCGGCGATGAAGGGCCACGAGTT CGCGGTTGAACGTTTGATCGAAATGAAGCCCAGTCTGGTAAACGCCCAGAAAAAGGATGGATACACCGCTCTTCATATTGCTGCAATAAACGATCGCCAAGATTCTGCTAATATCTTAATCTTAAAG GGAGAAGCCcaaattaatttacaaaatcgtcaggGATTATCACCGCTTCACATAGCAGCCAACGAAGGATATGACAAGATGGCTAAACTTTTGATTGAAAACG GAGCTGACATGGATTTACGAGATAATGACGGAGACACCCCCTTACATCTGGCTTTGAGTGGACGCCGACAGACGGAAGGAATTGGCCCA CTTTATGGACTTAGTGTTAATCCAAATGCACAAAACCAAGAGAGATATAACATAGCTGTCTCGATGCTTCAGAAGGGGGCCGACTACAACATTTACAACAAGAGAGGTAACTCTCCCCTCGAGGTGTGCAGGAACGGCCAACTGAAAATTGACGTTACCAACTTTATccagaaaaa caGATCAACTAGTAGACCATCAACCAG TAGACAGAATAGCAGACCACCAAAAGG CGGACGAAGCCCAAAACCATCCAAGAG tAGGTCCGGGGCTAGCAGACAGTGTACTTCGGAAGCCCAAGCCCTCCATAAGCTGTTAACAGAGCTGCCCATCCTCTGTGCTAGATGCAAACACTCCATGGCCGACACACGCCTCCACCCCTGTAAACACAAGGTCGTCTGTGTGGACTGTAGCTTTAAGTGTCATGTTTGCCCCCTGTGTAAAGTTCCTGTCTCGAACAGATGTAATAGGA AGGGTCGAATCCAGACCGATCCTTGCTTTGTGCAGTGA
- the LOC128189032 gene encoding G-protein coupled receptor 157-like: MSSNNSSPVNITVSDRVSLLPESVLICTFVSSFLSIIGAVVIFITYCLVTVAKNQTRRLLVYLTIADLMTAVGNLVGALRYVLRNETEYLTIRHQMQNTCIKTDAVCEVQSFVTTFSSLSSFFWTSIIMIHIMMTLITQQEWSTLRNRVIYHCVSWGVPLGITYLALSYDVLGEDFFTSTGPWCWIKGCLPNVFLWMTLTGKGWEILTYILTMTFYIIMKIYMWKKRLRFRDRSHHHLREEDELYIMIFFVIIILRATGTIRFLYASVENINDSPGTFDMVLVHIQSFGDSAQAFANCILFCFRDTAVRQDLWNRVRGIGQPMRGEAPLLANTMN, encoded by the exons atgTCTTCCAATAATTCTAGCCCGGTGAACATTACTGTCTCCGACCGGGTCTCGCTGCTGCCAGAGTCGGTGCTCATCTGTACATTTGTGAGTAGTTTTCTGTCCATTATTGGTGCAGTAGTTATTTTCATTACGTATTGTCTAGTCACAGTTGCCAAAAACCAAACAAGGCGGCTTCTGGTGTACTTGACTATAGCGGACTTAATGACTGCGGTGGGAAACCTTGTTGGAGCTTTGCGTTACGTCCTCAGAAATGAGACGGAATATCTCACAATCCGCCATCAAATGCAAAATACTTGTATTAAAACAGATGCAGTGTGCGAGGTACAAAGCTTCGTTACGACGTTTTCATCGTTGTCTTCTTTTTTCTGGACGTCTATCATCATGATTCACATTATGATGACCCTCATCACCCAGCAAGAGTGGTCCACTCTCCGTAACAGGGTGATCTACCATTGTGTATCGTGGGGAGTACCAC TGGGTATAACCTATCTAGCTCTCTCATACGACGTTCTTGGAGAAGACTTCTTCACTAGCACAGGTCCTTGGTGTTGGATTAAAGGGTGTCTACCCAACGTTTTTCTATGGATGACGTTGACCGGAAAAGGCTGGGAAATCCTTACCTATATTCTAACCAtgacattttatataataatgaaaatctACATGTGGAAAAAG CGTTTGCGCTTTAGAGATCGAAGCCACCATCACCTGAGGGAGGAGGACGAGTTGTATATTATGATCTTCTTCGTCATCATCATTCTCCGCGCAACAGGAACTATCCGATTTTTGTACGCCAGCGTCGAAAATATCAACGACTCTCCAGGTACCTTTGATATGGTTCTTGTTCATATCCAAAGCTTTGGAGACAGTGCGCAGGCGTTTGCTAACTGTATACTTTTTTGCTTCCGAGACACGGCAGTGCGTCAGGATTTGTGGAATCGAGTACGTGGGATAGGTCAACCTATGCGTGGTGAGGCGCCGTTACTTGCAAATACGATGAATTAA